The genomic stretch TTTTACCCTAACAAAATAAATGGCTTATTGCTGGAGAAGTATGGATGACTTCCAGTTAACGCTCCCAAGAGGTAACAGAGGAGCTGGTAGTGCAGCAGCTCAGGAAGGTGGAAGGGAAGCTGGCTTCACTCACCACCCCATCTCTCTCCGTGGCAGCAAACTCCATGCCTCCTCCCCAGAAAACAACCTAATCAGGTCCTAAAGGACAAGACCTCGCTGTAGCTGCTCAGAAAGACTTGTACCTGGGAGTCCAAGAGTCACCACTAAGCTTCTTAAATAGGAAGTAAACCTAAGCCCCTTCAAGTATTGGATAAGACCATAGATCTGAATATGTGTAAGTAATAGTTGAAGAAGCAGAGGCAGGGGGCAGCAGAGTTAGAGCAGGAAAGACCATAAcctcattttatttgtatttcctcCTTACACAAAACCATCAAAATAGGAACAGAGATAGACAGGGAAGAGGGCTGAAAATTTGTTCAATTCACATGTTCTCAGAGCTATCCCAGGGAGCCCTTGAGGCTGAGTGCCCGTTGGAGTAGCCACAGATCCAACATGAATTCCTCATGCTCAAGCCTGAAGTCTTCACAGATTGGTGGCGTGAGCCCAATTCTCCTCCTTTGCCATCTTGACGTAAGGTAGGAAAGCAGACTGAAATGTTCCTCTCTGATGGGCATGGCGAATCAGAGCCCATGGTGTACTGCACCTTCTGTGCTACAGGAACAGAACCTGCAGCTGCTTCCAAGGCTCCAGACACTTACAGGCAGGGCTAGAGGCCGATGGTGTAAGAGCGGCCTGTTGGGTTGTGAATAGCAGAGCAGACCGGTGCCGTCACAGCCCACTCATACCACACCTTCTTAGAGTTGCTGCATCGCCAGAAACGCACACAGATGGTCTGGCCTTCACGCACAGTAATGGGCTGCTGtaagaagaaagagggaagttCAGGTGGAGCTACTGAATTTTATGTGGCAAGGTACTAAGCCAAGTGTGGAGATGATGATCAAATATAACATCCCAACCCTCATGAGGTTTGAAGTCTATCAGAACAAATAATCAGAAGTGAACAATCTGACACTGAACAAATAATCAAAAGTAGGATGAATGCTGTAAACAGGGACAGTACCTATGAAAAGTAATGCTAACCTAGTCTACGAGGTCAGGGAAAATTATCTGACAATAAGAATGTCTAGTAAGACCTGCAAGATAAAGTCACCTGGGTCAGAAAATGAGCCAAGAACTTTATAGGCAGAGGACAAAGGTGTGAAACCCTGAGGCAGGAAAGAACATGGGGTATTAGAGGAACCAAAAGAAGGCCCAAGGACTGAAGCGATGTAAACAAAGGACAGCAGCTGAAAGGGCAGGTGAAAACTAGATCACACCAAGTCTAAGGAAGATTTAAGACTTTatcctgggacttctctggcagtccagtggttaagactttgcacttccACTGTGTggagcgtgggttcaatccctggtcagggaactaagatcccacatgccatgtgccaAGGCCAATAACAAAACAGACTTTATCCTAAGGGAACTGGAAAGATATTGAAGGGTTTTAGAAGCAGGAGACAGAGATAGGATCATATTTGTGCTTTTATAAGATGACTCTTGCTCCAGGTACAGAATGAACAGAAGAATAGCCTAAGTAGATGTGGGAAGCCAGGTGGAAGGCCACTGCAAATATCCCAACATCTACAAATGCATGTGAGAACAGCAGAACAAGGGTCACAGCCAAGCATTatcctgggagaaggaaaggggcaGAACATCAATGTCATAAGTTACTTTTTAACCCAAGGAGCCTTAAGGTGATACCTACCTTAATGGGGAAGAGGATGGGAAACCATGAAAACATCCCGGGAGAGTGAGTCTCTGGACGGATACCTAAGTGgacaaaataatgataaaaattgaGAATAACtgattgctgtacacctgaaactaacacaacattgttttaactatattccaataaaaattaacaacaacaacaaaatgaggtCTCCATGACACTGTTTTTTGCCTAGGTTGAGGACAGTCTCATCTGTAAACATGGAAACTAGTCATCAAAGATCTCCATTCACTGAGATCTCAGTTCCTTTTGACTCTAAATGCACCATGtaggctgcgatccaaaagtctacaagcagtaaatgctgaagagggtgtggagaaaacggaacccttttaacctgttggtgggaatgcaaactagtacagccactatggagaacagtatggagattccttaaaaaactggaaatagaactgccttatgatccagcaatcccactgctgggcatacacaccgaggaaaccagaactgaaagagacacgtgtaccccaatgttcatttcagcactgtttataatagccaggacatggaagcaacctagatgtccatcagcagatgaatggataagaaagctgtggtacatatacacaatggagtattacgcagccattaaaaagaatacatctgaatcagttctaataaggtggatgaaactggagcctattatacagagtgaagtaagccagaaagaaaaacactaatacagtatactaacgcatatatatggaatttagaaagatggtaacgataaccctatatgcaagacagcaaaagagacacagatgtatagaacagtcttttggactctgtgggagagggcaagggtgggatgatttgggagaatggcattgaaacatgtataatatcatatatgaaatgaatcgccagtccaggttcgatgcatgatactggttgtttggggctggtgtactgagatgacccagagggatggtatggggagggaggagggaggggggttcaggatggggaacacgtgtatacctgtggcagattcatgttgatgtatggcaaaaccaatacaatattgtaaagtaattaacctccaattaaaataaataaatttatattaaaaataataaataaataaatgcaacatGTATTAAATACATAAGCTGCCCAGGTAGCATACTCTTAAACCCCCATCCACTGCCCCAGACACTCACTCAGAGTGATGTCCTGATAAAGCACAGTCTCAAAGTAGCCTGCAAAACCATGTAGCACTGTGTTCACTTCCACAGGAAACTCCAAGGTACAGTAGCGATTGTTGTCAATCATAGGATCTGTCAGGGAAGAGCTGTGTGGGTGATAAGGAACCAGAAACCCTAGACAACTTGGTAAAGAATAAGCAGGAACCAGGAAAGGAAGCCTAGATAAGAGGCCAGATAAACCCAGGACAGCAAGGGAAGAAACCAGGGAGGTGAGCTCCTCATTCAGTCAGAGGACAGCCATGCAGGAACCCACCTCTATTAGGATGGCTGAAGGTAAAACAGGGCTGGGGTGCAGACAGCTGGTGGAAATTGTGCAGTCGTACCACATAAGGCATCTCAAACTGGGCCTGTcccaagagagagaaaatgatatcTGAAGAAGACAGGTGAGAGCTACCTAATTCCTCAGGGAATGCAGCTCAAGCTCTAAGGACACAGACAAACATAAAATCATAGTTTCACTTCAGTCACTTTCCCACATCCTCAACTCCTTCACCTCTTCATCTCTTCCAGTGGAATGAAACAGTTATgctgacagaaaaaaagaaaagcattaaagAGAGAAGAGACCACCAGAAGAGAGTGGCTGTTTACCTCAGGGTCACGGTCCTTTTCCCGACAGGCTCGGACCTCATTGTATAgcttggaggaggagatgggagcTAGAAAGGAGGTGTACTCCCCAGGAATGCTCACGCCATCATCTGCAGAGCAGAAGAGGCACATTACTTCCCAGGGGATGGAAATGGTGCATCTGTACTGAAGGCCCAGACCTCCCACATCAAAAGAGACCCAGGCAGCTCCATGTTGTCACATTCCCAGGCCACCctgcaccaccacccccaccccccccaccccccggctcATACCCTAAGGCATTCTACTTCCAGGTTAATTtagagtcacaaaagagtaaAACCAGAAGGAACCCAAAGTATTCTAATCTAATGGTCCTTAACTCTCTTTCCTTTGAGCTAATGATGAAAGCTAAGTCCAAGGTACATGTCATGGCAGTTCAGGGAATCCACAGATGTCAGACTAAGAATCTCTGctctgggggctttcctggtggctcaatggtaaagagtccctctgccaatgcagaagacaagggttcaatccctgatctggaaagatcccacacgcaGAGGAGGAACTGAGCCCAtgcgctccagagcctgtgcactgcaacaggagaagccactgcgatgaggaGCCCAGGAATGCTGGAGAGTATGCTCtccactgcagctggagagtagcccccgctctccccgactagagaaaagtccatgcagcaacggagacccagcacggccacaAATGACTAAATAAATACCTTTTTAAAGTTTCTGCTCTGGTCTGctcccctcattttacagatgtgaacaCTCACACCCGAGGTTCAGGGAGATTGTGTCACCTGCTAAGGGCACGACCCGAGTCTGCCCTGCCTCCCCTAAACTCTGTAACCTCTTCTAAGCTGCTGccacacccacccctccccaaccccactgAGCCTTCCCAGTTGATAATCCAATCCCCTTATTCAGTACACCCCAGCCTGGAGGCACCTTTTAGGAAGTGCTGGGCTCCATCCAGGCACTCAGGTGACAGTTCATTGTCAGCAAAGGACCCCAGAAGCTCACTGACAATGATATCTGCTTTCTCTGGAGCCACCCACTCCCGCATGTCCGATGAGACTACTGTCACCTGGCTTCCCCATTCTTCAAACTGCCAGTTCTCCAGCCTGAAACAGATGAAACGAgtcaggagaagaaagaaaacctggCACTGGGACCAaacttcccagcatcaaggttgcTACTCACGTCACCACAGCATTTGGGTTCTTCTCCACAGCGTACAGCTTTATCCGCCGGTCAGCTTGCTTGGCGGCTCGCAGGGAAGCATTCACCAGGGGGCCCCGGCCTGCTCCCAGCACCATCAGCACTCTAAGAAACAGAGGGAGCAGTCAAGCTGACTGTACATGTGGAAAGGCAGGCATGCACATCTCTGGGAATCAGGCAGAGAGCACTCACTGGATGCTGGtgtccttctcttcctctggCACTCGATCTAACAGACATTTATAGATGGCctgaggggaaggagggaagatcCTGTGGCTATAATGCCATCTTCACCCAGGTCACCCCGGCCCTTTGCCTGACACTGAGACCCACACTGTACCTGCTGGTACTGAGAGTATTTGATGGGGTCCTTTTCGAACACTTCGTATGTCTGAGATTCCAGGTTATCCATCAGTGGCTGATGAATGAGAGGAAAAAGACAGAGTAAGTTAGCCACTTTTTGGCAAGAACAATGCACCAGAACACCAAAACCTTCCCACTGTCTCCTGAGCTCCGGTGAGATTTTATGGAACCTGCTCTCAAGATACATTTCCTCCCCCAACCTCCATCCTCTTAGTGCACTCCAGACCCACCTGGAGTGGGGACTGCAGGTAATCTTCATAACCCTTGGCAAAGAGTTCGTAGGCATTGGGTGGAGGTCGGTTCTGGCTCAGGTATTCCAAGTATTGGAGGTAGGAGCAGAACTCCTTCTCTGAGTGGTGGTTGGTGCCTGTGATGATGAACTGTACCTCCAACTGTGAGAATAAGTAGGCCATCAGACACAGTCCTTGAACCAAGAGGATATTATTGAAGCTTATGGCCAAAGAGCTCCAGCATAAAATAAGGCCCAGATCACCAAATAACCTCTGAATACCAACAAAAGCAACAGGAGCCCTCCTATACCACATAAGCATCACCCTGGCCCcagggaccccatgaatcattgCTGGAACTTCTTACATCAAACTTTTGGCAAAGTTCTCATGATACCCGATTCCTTTTGAAATGGTTCTGGGGCTTCTACTGCTATTTGTCCTTTTGCTCTCAAGGCCCTCAACTTTGCTGAAATTGAGCTCCAGAAGTTAGAGAGGAAGAATCAGccccacaaagaaaaaaaaaaaaaaaatcccatcacACATATGTGAGTAAAACAAGATTAACTGGAACACCTTTAGAACCCTTCCACTACACACCTTGAGAAGTCGGAAGATCAGCCTCTGGTGCATCTTAGAAAGAACAGGGAATCCCTTCTTATTGGTCAGGAAAATGCTGGTGGGGAGAATGGCTGCTTTGATGGGCTCCCCAAGCCAACGATCAATGACATGGTTAGATGGGAGGTCAGCACCAATTTCAAGAGctacaaaagggaaaacaaagacCTGTCAATCATACAGGCCAGAATCTTTGCATGCTCTTTTGTGCAAGATCTGTCTCTCCTTAAGAGCAAGGCAGACTAAAGCATGGAGAAAGTACGCCCCAGCAGCCAAGTATACATGAGACTCCTGATTTTTAGTCACAGGACTTCAGAGAAGGATAACCTATCCCAGGATCTTTGTGGACTTACCCACTGCAATCCTCTTGCTGTAATCACACAAGGTCCGGAAGTTGTGCCACCTGTGCAGAGTTAAAACACagaagttagttgctcagttatgtccaactctttgtgactccatggactgcagccctccaggctcctctgtccatggaatcttccaggcaagaatactagagtgggttgccagttccttctccagagggtcttcctgacctagggattgaacccaggtctccagcattgcaggcggaccatttactgtctgagccaccagggaagctccatcaAATACATATGGCCCACTAATCACCACACCTCAGGGAGACCTTCCTACAGGTTCCACTCTGTACTTCCCTCCACCCCAGGTACAGTGGCAAAAGGAAACATACCACATCCATGTCTTCTCCTCTCCACTGTACTCCTCTGTGTGAGAAGTTGGTGCGTTCTCAATTATATCATCTCTCAGGTCCTCTGGTGCCACCAATGGCACCCGCATCCAGAACTGCACATGAACAATAAATAGGTTCCACACCCTATTTAGAACTGTTTTGAACCCATTGGGTCCAGAAAgcttccttcaattaaaaagatctTGATCCAGATTTCAAGCTAATCCCCTTATATCCTTTTCCCAATTTGTAACTATATGTTGTCTTTTATCTCTGGAAGTTGTGGGAAATAACTGATATTCTATATGTTTTATAATACTTTGCTTACCACTCTTAGTGTGGGTAGGCAGTACTGACATTTCAATTCTCCCAAATGCACCCTTTACTGAATGGCTAGGAACAAGAAGATACTTTGCACAGCCTGACTATCATATATGCAGCAGGAAAGGAAGCCCTTGCCATACCATGGAGGAGTGGTGGCCAGTGTGGATGTGATTGGTCAAAACTCTCGCCAAGTTTGTGTTATCTTCCTGATTTAGGGGCAGCAGAAAAGCTGGAAGACCCAAATACGCCCCAAAATTCAGCTCTTGTAACATAGCCTGGAATAGAGATTAAAAGGATAAAGTTAAAAGCTAGCAACTCAAATAGCTTTAATTGCATTATATCAAATTTACTAAGTTACAGAGTGGGGAAAAAGTGCTCTCCCCACCCAACTTGTTTACAGATATTTAGAGTCAGTGAAGAGGTCAGTCTTACCGCCTCAGAGTTCCTGCGTATCTTCTCCACTTTTGAGTCTGGACGAATCCATGGAGAAAGCTTTCCCACAATTAATGTATTCCAGTCTGCACTCCCCCACCCAAGAAAGACAAAGACTAAATAAGGTTCAGCACTTGACTCATTCAATTTCTAGTTCTTAACAGGGAATAGAGTTAGAGATGAGACAAAGACTTTTTCTATCACAGATACAGGAGAGCCTGACAGAATAGGGAACTAAGGCTTTTTTTTAGTAGGTAGGTAAGGAGTTATCTATATCCGTGGGGCGAACCAATATATCCAagtgaagaaaggaagaggaggaaggcacTGATAGCGCATAAGTTGTTACTGCCTCTAATAATTAAGGGGCATGTGGGATGCTCCCTACCCCTTCCTGACAGCAGTAGGTCTGATCGTGTCTGGGGGCCCGGCCGACTCTTAGCAGGTTCCTGAGTGAATTCCCTCTTGAAACGCGGGTGGAACACAGGCATGCAGAGGAAATCAAACCTACAACCGCGACAGACCCAGAATCGTCATGTAAAGACAGCAGCAGTGCCCAGAGATCCAAGTAATTGGACTGGCTCTCTTGATTCTGCACAACCCTTTCAGCTGCCACCAGCGACCCGACTAGACTGCTGAATTCAGCCAACCTTGGGGCATATCACTTCCGCTGCACTGTGCCTCAATTTCTCGCCAGGACACAGCCATGGAAAAGATGAGTTAAGAGAAAAGATGAATATCCACACCACGTGGACTTTCTACTCTGCTGTCACTGGTTTTCCGAGACTGTCACATCCAGATCGGCAGCAGTACTGCCCAAGTACCCCCCTAATGGTTTAGCTCTCCTCTCCCTAACCTCCTAACTATTTCTCCCAATCTCATACGGGGCCCTGGAGGTCTCTACGCCCCCTTTTTGAGTTTACTTGATAACTCCTCCGACTTTGGGGTTCAGTGACCACACGCCCGCAATAAGTTTCCCGCCCTCCTCTCAAGCTCCAGGGCCCGAGGCTTCTCCCCCCGAAGGACTAAATGGTTTCTCCCGCCCTGGTCTCATCCACTTCGaccccctcacccctgcctctCGGGGATGACTGGTCTGTCCCTCTCGGTCCCCGAGTTCAGACCCCGCATTCAGCTCGCGGAGGTCCAGGCCCTCACCCCTGCTTGGCCACAGCCCCCAGTGTGTCAGCTATTTCGGGGACGCAATTCAGGTCCCTCCCGCTGGACACGCGGCTTCCACCGGCACCACCAACCGCCATCGCCGCCATCTTTTCCCTCGCGCAATCCACGCCGAGATTCCCTGAAGCTAGCAGCCAATCACAAAGCCGGAAAAAAGCCCCAGAAGGCGGGACGTTTCACCTTAACAACCAGAGCGTCTCCCACGGCTCTagagctggaggaggaagggtGGGGAGTGGCTCTTCTCGCCAATCCGCGGGCTTCACAGTGACGTACGGCGAGGCTTCGGAACAGTCACCAATCTCAGGGTCTGATTCTCGACGAACTTAATCTCCCATAATGCTTCGTGTACTCGTAGAACTCCGTGCAGAGACTACACGTCCCATGAAGCCCTGCAGTATAAGCTTGAAGTGTCATCATTGGGGCCAGCAAAGTTGTCTTGGGGCCAGTGGCGCAATGGATAACGCGTCTGACTACGGATCAGAAGATTCCAGGTTCGACTCCTGGCTGGCTCGGGGAGACGTGTATGTTTTTGTTGCATCCCATGCAATACTGTCATAAGCAGTATTTTGAAAGTATCCCGTTCTTCCCTTTCTAAATTTCCTTATGATCTCCTCTTACCCTCATTTTTAGCTCATTTTATTGCGTTCTGCAGCCATTTTATGTCAGCGTTTTCCATTGCCTAATTCAAAGATGGTTCTTGTGTCTCTACTTAGGTCCTTCAAAATCCTGAGAAAATTGAGGTAATGACTAAATTGGGCTTTGTATGGGCCttagtatatttttttaatagattgtGGCAATTTAGCCATCAATTCCTTTCTATTCTAtatctcaaacaaacaaaaagtaaataaacatctAAACACACACTGAAgataggaaggaaaagaaaaaaaaaaaactcatggtGAGGAATTACAGTGGAGAGGAGTTACGAACAGCCTGGCGGAGACCTGAGAGAATCTCAACATTTTCCTTTCTAGAGaatttctacatttttctttgtGAACACCTGCTACAGGGATGGAAAAGAACGAAGCAAAGAAAGATATAGGGAGGGGAAAGAGAACCTGAAGGCGGGCGCCCAGAGGTGTTGAGGGCCTGGCAGCGAGGATGGATAGAGAACACAATACGAAAGGCCCGAGGCAGGAGGTCACAGAACTTAGTGACCAACGGACAAGAAGCCTGATAAGGGAAGTCTGCGTTTGAAGCCCAAGATTTTGGCCTCTTTGAGTGCTACAGGAAATGAGAAGCTCTTTTAGGGAGAACCAGGGTTTGGGTTTGGAAATGCTGAATTGGACATCTAGGGGGCGCTGTGTAATAGAGAGTTGGAGGAATAGTGATCAGAGCCAGACAAGATTTGGAAATCGCCAGGAGAGGTAGTGACTTTAGCCACGAGACTGGATGAGATGACGTAGCCCGTGAGGGATCAGAGTTCTGAGAAATACGGAATGGGTGTGGATAGGATAAGCAATAAGGAGCCCTGGGGGCAATGTATTTAGTGCGTGCCCCCAAAAGATAAAGGTTAGAAAactaaagaaatgagaaaatgcctATGAAGCTTAAGAGTTGGAGGTACTTTTATCcctatcttattattattattactagactttatttcttaaaacagtTTTAGAATTATAGAAATCTTGAGCAGGTAGTACAGTACAGCCAGCTTTCTCATGTCTTCCTACAGCTTtctctattattaacatcttaacaTTAGTATGATACATTTATTACTATTGGTGGACCAGAAttgatgtattattattattaactaaagtccatagtttatttagattttcttagtttttgcttAATGTCTTCTTTTTGTCTCACCATCCCATCCAGGATACCGTATTACATATAGTTGTCAGATCTGCTTACGCTCCTCTCGGCTGTGACGGTTTCTCAGGTACTCCttatttttgatgaccttgataaTTTTGAGGAATACTGGTTAGgtataagaaagaaaagcaaaagcgaagtcactcagtcgtgtctgactctttgtgaccccgtgaactgtagcataccaggctcctctgtccatgggattctccaggcaagaatactgaaatgggttagccatttccttctccaggggatcttcctgggacCGAACCCAGGTTTACCCAGATagaaggcagacgct from Capra hircus breed San Clemente chromosome 10, ASM170441v1, whole genome shotgun sequence encodes the following:
- the PRMT5 gene encoding protein arginine N-methyltransferase 5 isoform X2, translating into MRGLNSGTERDRPVIPERQGFDFLCMPVFHPRFKREFTQEPAKSRPGPQTRSDLLLSGRDWNTLIVGKLSPWIRPDSKVEKIRRNSEAAMLQELNFGAYLGLPAFLLPLNQEDNTNLARVLTNHIHTGHHSSMFWMRVPLVAPEDLRDDIIENAPTSHTEEYSGEEKTWMWWHNFRTLCDYSKRIAVALEIGADLPSNHVIDRWLGEPIKAAILPTSIFLTNKKGFPVLSKMHQRLIFRLLKLEVQFIITGTNHHSEKEFCSYLQYLEYLSQNRPPPNAYELFAKGYEDYLQSPLQPLMDNLESQTYEVFEKDPIKYSQYQQAIYKCLLDRVPEEEKDTSIQVLMVLGAGRGPLVNASLRAAKQADRRIKLYAVEKNPNAVVTLENWQFEEWGSQVTVVSSDMREWVAPEKADIIVSELLGSFADNELSPECLDGAQHFLKDDGVSIPGEYTSFLAPISSSKLYNEVRACREKDRDPEAQFEMPYVVRLHNFHQLSAPQPCFTFSHPNRDPMIDNNRYCTLEFPVEVNTVLHGFAGYFETVLYQDITLSIRPETHSPGMFSWFPILFPIKQPITVREGQTICVRFWRCSNSKKVWYEWAVTAPVCSAIHNPTGRSYTIGL
- the PRMT5 gene encoding protein arginine N-methyltransferase 5 isoform X1 encodes the protein MAAMAVGGAGGSRVSSGRDLNCVPEIADTLGAVAKQGFDFLCMPVFHPRFKREFTQEPAKSRPGPQTRSDLLLSGRDWNTLIVGKLSPWIRPDSKVEKIRRNSEAAMLQELNFGAYLGLPAFLLPLNQEDNTNLARVLTNHIHTGHHSSMFWMRVPLVAPEDLRDDIIENAPTSHTEEYSGEEKTWMWWHNFRTLCDYSKRIAVALEIGADLPSNHVIDRWLGEPIKAAILPTSIFLTNKKGFPVLSKMHQRLIFRLLKLEVQFIITGTNHHSEKEFCSYLQYLEYLSQNRPPPNAYELFAKGYEDYLQSPLQPLMDNLESQTYEVFEKDPIKYSQYQQAIYKCLLDRVPEEEKDTSIQVLMVLGAGRGPLVNASLRAAKQADRRIKLYAVEKNPNAVVTLENWQFEEWGSQVTVVSSDMREWVAPEKADIIVSELLGSFADNELSPECLDGAQHFLKDDGVSIPGEYTSFLAPISSSKLYNEVRACREKDRDPEAQFEMPYVVRLHNFHQLSAPQPCFTFSHPNRDPMIDNNRYCTLEFPVEVNTVLHGFAGYFETVLYQDITLSIRPETHSPGMFSWFPILFPIKQPITVREGQTICVRFWRCSNSKKVWYEWAVTAPVCSAIHNPTGRSYTIGL